In the genome of Vicia villosa cultivar HV-30 ecotype Madison, WI linkage group LG7, Vvil1.0, whole genome shotgun sequence, one region contains:
- the LOC131618825 gene encoding uncharacterized protein LOC131618825, producing the protein MAPPMKTGRRNPSYSFLDPNLDSLGCLAKKITPDESTNFREKYGYILSLLKMSFTKYEQEGVHTLLQFYNPSLRCFTFTDYLLVPTLEGYSLFLGVPIKKEVPYYGTMKAPDSIEIAKALYLSKSVVEANLTKKGGGLGFCMEFLVKRGCEAAEAKEWDTFRAILALGIYGIMMFSNIPNFVDMSAIHMFILQNPVLTLLGDVYHSIHHKSSQKGGLVRFCAPLLYRWFRSHLPERGAFVDNRHTSKWAERIMGLRAKDIVWQNRSVDDMEVIMSCGKFKNVPLMGLRGGINYNPVLARRTFGYAFISPPEQTETAENIFYHSATDSGQMAEAVQAWKSICWRDKKHFGQRDCATYEDYTKWVESVVAVRGMPFPSKDPLYPPAGEQPNIVSCLVIIELLSRIKS; encoded by the coding sequence aTGGCCCCACCAATGAAGACTGGTAGACGCAATCCCTCTTATTCTTTCCTGGATCCGAATCTGGATTCCCTTGGGTGTTTAGCAAAGAAGATTACGCCAGATGAGTCAACCAATTTCCGAGAAAAATATGGGTACATTCTGAGCCTTCTCAAGATGTCGTTCACCAAGTACGAGCAAGAGGGAGTTCATACTTTGCTTCAGTTCTATAATCCTTCCCTTCGCTGCTTCACGTTCACCGACTACCTCTTGGTTCCAACATTAGAAGGGTATTCCCTATTTCTTGGCGTTCCTATAAAGAAGGAAGTACCATACTATGGCACCATGAAGGCCCCTGATTCCATTGAAattgctaaggctctttatttgagcaagtcagtCGTGGAAGCAAATCTCACTAAGAAGGGAGGAGGTCTTGGTTTTTGCATGGAGTTTCTGGTCAAAAGGGGTTGTGAGGCTGCTGAAGCAAAGGAATGGGACACATTTAGGGCTATCCTGGCTCTAGGTATCTATGGTATCATGATGTTCTCGAACATTCCTAACTTTGTTGACATGAGTGCAATTCATATGTTCATTCTGCAGAATCCGGTTCTTACActtttgggggatgtttatcactcAATTCATCACAAGAGTAGTCAGAAGGGAGGTTTGGTTAGATTCTGTGCTCCGTTGTTATATCGTTGGTTCAGGTCACATTTGCCTGAGCGTGGCGCTTTCGTTGATAATAGGCACACATCTAAGTGGGCTGAGAGGATTATGGGGCTTAGGGCCAAAGATATTGTCTGGCAGAACAGATCTGTAGATGACATGGAAGTTATTATGAGTTGCGGAAAGTTCAAAAATGTACCTCTCATGGGTCTTAGGGGTGGAATCAACTATAATCCCGTCCTGGCTAGGAGAACATTTGGATATGCTTTTATCAGTCCCCCTGAGCAGACAGAAACTGCTGAGAATATTTTCTATCATTCGGCCACCGACAGTGGGCAGATGGCAGAAGCTGTACAAGCCTGgaagagtatttgttggagagataAGAAACATTTTGGTCAGCGAGATTGTGCTACTTATGAGGATTATACTAAGTGGGTCGAATCTGTGGTTGCTGTTCGAGGGATGCCCTTTCCCTCCAAAGATCCTTTGTACCCCCCTGCTGGTGAACAACCCAACATTGTCTCCTGCCTCGTTATAATCGAACTGTTGAGCAGAATCAAAAGTTGA